The Pseudomonas asiatica genome has a segment encoding these proteins:
- the rng gene encoding ribonuclease G → MSEEILINITPMESRVAVVENGVLQEVHVERTQRRGIVGNIYKGKVVRVLPGMQAAFVDIGLERAAFIHASEISQREGSAVENITALVHEGQALVVQVTKDPIGTKGARLTTQLSIPSRYLVYMPRSSHVGISLKIEDEAERERLKQVVSDCMESENIKDAGGFILRTAAEGARAEEILQDIRYLRRLWEQIGTQIKTCGAPTVIYEDLGLALRTLRDLVNPKIEKIRIDSRETFQKTTQFVGELMPEIADRLEHYPGERPIFDLYGVEDEIQRALERKVPLKSGGYLVVDPAEAMTTIDVNTGAFVGHRNLEETIFKTNLEAATAIARQLRLRNIGGIIIIDFIDMEDEEHQRQVLRTLEKQLERDHAKTNIIGITELGLVQMTRKRTRESLEQVLCEPCLACQGRGKLKTPETICYEIFREILREARAYQAEGYRVLANQKVVDRLLDEESGNVAELEAFIGRTIRFQVESMYSQEQYDVVLL, encoded by the coding sequence ATGAGTGAAGAGATCCTGATCAACATCACCCCGATGGAGTCGCGCGTGGCGGTGGTGGAAAACGGGGTGCTGCAGGAAGTGCATGTCGAGCGCACCCAGCGCCGGGGCATCGTCGGCAATATCTACAAAGGCAAGGTGGTGCGTGTGCTGCCGGGCATGCAGGCGGCCTTTGTCGACATCGGCCTGGAGCGCGCGGCATTCATCCATGCCTCGGAAATATCCCAGCGCGAAGGCTCGGCGGTAGAGAACATCACCGCCCTGGTGCACGAGGGCCAGGCCCTGGTGGTGCAGGTGACCAAGGACCCGATCGGCACCAAGGGCGCGCGCCTGACCACCCAGCTGTCGATCCCGTCGCGCTACCTGGTGTACATGCCGCGCAGCAGCCATGTCGGCATTTCCCTGAAGATCGAAGACGAAGCCGAGCGCGAGCGCCTCAAGCAGGTGGTCAGCGACTGCATGGAAAGCGAGAACATCAAGGACGCCGGTGGCTTCATCCTGCGTACCGCCGCCGAAGGCGCACGCGCTGAAGAGATCCTGCAGGACATTCGCTACCTGCGCCGCCTGTGGGAGCAGATCGGCACCCAGATCAAGACTTGCGGTGCGCCCACGGTCATCTACGAGGACCTGGGCCTGGCCCTGCGTACCTTGCGCGACCTGGTCAACCCGAAGATCGAGAAGATCCGCATCGACTCGCGGGAAACCTTCCAGAAGACCACGCAGTTCGTTGGCGAGCTGATGCCGGAAATCGCCGACCGCCTCGAGCACTACCCGGGCGAACGGCCGATCTTCGACCTGTACGGCGTCGAGGACGAGATCCAGCGCGCACTGGAGCGCAAGGTACCGCTGAAGTCCGGCGGCTATCTGGTGGTCGACCCCGCTGAAGCGATGACCACCATCGATGTGAACACCGGCGCCTTCGTCGGCCATCGCAACCTTGAAGAGACCATCTTCAAGACCAACCTCGAGGCCGCCACAGCCATCGCCCGGCAACTGCGCCTGCGCAATATCGGCGGCATCATCATCATCGACTTCATCGACATGGAAGACGAGGAGCACCAGCGCCAGGTGCTGCGCACCCTGGAAAAGCAGCTGGAGCGCGATCACGCCAAGACCAATATCATCGGCATCACCGAGCTGGGCCTGGTGCAGATGACCCGCAAGCGCACACGGGAAAGCCTGGAACAGGTGCTGTGCGAGCCCTGCCTGGCCTGTCAGGGCCGTGGCAAGCTGAAAACCCCCGAGACCATCTGTTACGAAATCTTCCGCGAGATCCTGCGCGAGGCCCGTGCCTACCAGGCCGAAGGCTACCGCGTGCTGGCCAACCAGAAGGTGGTCGACCGGTTGCTGGATGAAGAGTCCGGTAACGTCGCGGAACTGGAGGCCTTCATCGGCCGAACCATTCGTTTCCAGGTGGAGTCGATGTATTCGCAGGAACAATACGATGTGGTGCTGCTCTGA